A single window of Mangifera indica cultivar Alphonso chromosome 18, CATAS_Mindica_2.1, whole genome shotgun sequence DNA harbors:
- the LOC123202349 gene encoding mechanosensitive ion channel protein 6-like: protein MDGDKTSTINTNTNTNTSTIWRESSYDFWQDTDQKKTSGNIKKKSGEEGKSVQEGGDFDFMQRGAGAEYPPSKLIGQFLHKQKASGEICLDMDLGMDELQQQEAASENNGNIDTIPTLPTVAESPTLYNRDNRVSLESLERRHSNHSYKESPQKDYEGEVLKCSSNRSFNSNVSFNRKSKLLMTKPKSRLLDPPQDRVDKKSGRVVGRSAQLKSGFIGRSTQLKSGFIGRNVEDEEDDPFSDEDLPDEYKKEKVSIWVVIEWLILILIIAALVWSLTFNFLRDKQLWNLDLWKWEVLILVLICGRLVSNWIVRIVVFFFERNFLLRKRVLYFVYGLRKAVQNCIWLGLVLIAWHYLFDKKVERQTNSKVLRIVTKILVCLVVGVLLWLVKALLVKVLASSFHVSTYFDRIQEALFTQYVIETLSGPPVIEIQKAEEEEERISSEIQKLQNAGATIPPGLKTSTLSSPQSAKVIGSGSLQKTPPGEKSPRALSSKEDNGITIDHLHKLNHKNVSAWNMKRLINIVRHGSLTTLDEQIQDSSHADESGPHIKNEYEAKVAAKKIFQNVAKQGSKFIFREDLMRFLPEDEAEKTMSLFEGVSENKRISKSVLKYWVVNVFRERKALAFTLNDTKTAVNRLHRMVNILVAIIIVIIWLLILGIATTKFLVFISSQLLLVAFIFGNTCKTVFEAIIFLFVMHPFDVGDRCEIDGVQMVVEEMNILTTVFLRYDNQKIIIPNIVLATKAISNYYRSPDMGDAVEFCIHVSTPAEKIALMKQKILSYVDNKKDHWYPQPMIIFKELEELNRVRIAVWLTHRMNHQDMGEKWLRRALLVEEMFKIFKELDIQYRLYPIDINVRAMPSMPSMHPMNFDRISSTRPATSC, encoded by the exons ATGGACGGTGATAAAACAAGTACAATCAACACCAACACCAACACCAACACCAGCACGATTTGGAGAGAGTCAAGTTATGATTTTTGGCAAGATACAGACCAGAAGAAAACCAGCGGTAACATAAAGAAGAAGAGCGGGGAAGAAGGGAAGAGTGTTCAAGAAGGTGGGGATTTTGATTTCATGCAGCGCGGTGCAGGAGCTGAATATCCACCCTCGAAGTTGATTGGTCAGTTTCTTCATAAGCAGAAGGCTTCAGGTGAGATCTGTCTTGATATGGATTTGGGCATGGATGAACTTCAACAGCAAGAAGCAGCTAGTGAAAATAATGGTAATATTGATACTATACCGACTTTACCAACGGTAGCTGAGTCGCCTACTCTGTATAATAGAGATAATAGAGTTTCCTTGGAGTCTTTAGAAAGAAGGCATTCTAATCACAGTTATAAAGAATCTCCACAAAAAGATTATGAAGGAGAGGTTTTGAAGTGTTCTTCTAATCGGTCGTTTAATAGTAATGTGTCTTTTAATAGGAAATCTAAATTGTTGATGACTAAACCTAAATCTCGGTTGTTGGACCCTCCACAGGACAGAGTCGATAAAAAATCTGGGAGAGTTGTGGGAAGATCAGCTCAGTTGAAAAGTGGGTTTATAGGGAGATCAACTCAGTTGAAAAGTGGGTTTATTGGGAGAaatgttgaagatgaagaagatgatccATTCTCAGATGAGGATTTGCCAGATGAGTATAAGAAGGAGAAAGTTAGTATTTGGGTTGTGATTGAAtggttaattttgattttgattatagCTGCGTTAGTTTGGAGtttgacttttaattttttaagggatAAGCAATTGTGGAATCTCGACTTGTGGAAATGGGaggttttgattttggttttgataTGTGGTAGGTTGGTGTCTAATTGGATCGTGAGGATTGTTGTGTTCTTTTTTGAAAGGAACTTTTTGTTGCGAAAACgggttttgtattttgtttatgGATTGAGGAAAGCAGTACAGAATTGTATTTGGTTGGGGCTTGTGTTGATTGCTTGGCATTACCTGTTTGATAAGAAAGTTGAGAGGCAGACGAACAGTAAAGTTCTTCGGATTGTAACTAAGATCTTGGTTTGTCTAGTAGTAGGTGTGTTGTTGTGGTTGGTGAAGGCGCTTCTTGTGAAAGTTCTTGCATCATCTTTCCATGTGAGCACATACTTTGACAGAATTCAGGAGGCATTGTTCACTCAATATGTGATTGAAACACTTTCTGGTCCTCCTGTGATCGAAATACAAAAGGCAGAGGAGGAAGAGGAAAGAATATCAAGTGAGATTCAAAAACTACAGAATGCAGGTGCTACTATCCCTCCGGGCCTCAAGACAAGTACCTTATCATCACCACAGAGTGCAAAGGTGATAGGGAGTGGAAGTCTACAAAAAACTCCTCCTGGGGAAAAGAGTCCTCGTGCACTTTCCAGCAAGGAAGATAATGGAATCACAATTGATCACTTGCACAAGTTGAACCATAAGAATGTCTCTGCTTGGAATATGAAGAGGCTTATCAACATAGTCCGGCATGGATCTCTCACCACATTAGATGAACAGATACAAGATTCAAGTCATGCTGATGAGTCTGGACCacatattaaaaatgaatacgAGGCAAAAGTTGCtgcaaagaaaattttccagAATGTGGCTAAGCAAGGGTCCAA gtTCATATTCCGGGAGGACCTAATGCGATTCTTGCCAGAAGATGAGGCTGAGAAGACAATGAGTCTCTTTGAAGGAGTGTCTGAGAACAAGAGAATCAGCAAGTCAGTCTTGAAGTATTGGGTG GTTAATGTTTTTAGAGAGCGGAAGGCACTGGCATTTACATTGAATGATACGAAAACAGCAGTCAACAGGCTTCATCGTATGGTGAACATTTTGGTTGCCATTATCATTGTAATTATCTGGCTCCTTATATTGGGAATCGCCACCACCAAATTTCTAGTCTTCATAAGCTCTCAGCTTCTTTTAGTGGCGTTCATATTTGGAAACACTTGCAAGACAGTATTTGAGGCCATTATCTTTCTGTTTGTAATGCACCCCTTTGATGTGGGCGATCGTTGTGAGATTGACGGAGTTCAG ATGGTAGTCGAAGAAATGAACATCTTAACTACTGTTTTCCTAAGATACGACAACCAGAAGATTATTATTCCAAATATTGTTCTTGCTACCAAGGCTATTAGCAATTACTACCGAAGTCCAGATATGGGAGATGCAGTCGAGTTTTGCATCCATGTATCTACTCCGGCAGAGAAGATTGCGCTCATGAAACAGAAAATACTAAG TTATGTCGACAACAAGAAGGACCACTGGTATCCCCAACCGATGATCATATTCAAGGAACTGGAAGAACTAAACAGGGTAAGGATAGCAGTATGGCTAACACATAGAATGAACCACCAAGACATGGGGGAGAAATGGTTAAGGAGAGCCCTCTTGGTTGAAGAAATGTTTAAGATTTTCAAGGAGCTTGACATCCAGTATCGCTTATACCCAATTGACATAAACGTCCGTGCCATGCCTTCCATGCCTTCAATGCATCCCATGAACTTTGATCGCATCTCTTCAACCCGGCCAGCAACTTCTTGCTGA